Part of the Rhodospirillales bacterium genome, CAGGCGGGTAGCGGGAAACGCGCTCGCCTCTCCCCTTCAATCTTGTTTGCCCAGCCTCCAAATGTCGTATAACGGGGCGCAAATTTTGGGGCGCCGCCCGCCTCACGGCAGGGCTTGCGATCCGCAAGGGGGCGTAACGGGAGAACCCAATGAACGTGATCGAAACGGATATCGCCATCGTCGGGGCCGGCGGGGCCGGCCTGCGGGCGGCCATCGAGGTGGCCGAGATGGACCCCAAGGTGAAGGTGCTGCTGGTCTCCAAGGTCTATCCGATGCGGAGCCATACCTGCGCGGCCGAAGGCGGCGCGGCCGGGGTGATCAAGGACAACGACAGCCTAGAATACCACTTCAACGACACCGTCGGCGGCGGCGACTGGCTGACCGATCAGGACGCGGTCGACCTGTTCGTCAACGAGATTCCCAAGGAACTGACGTTGCTCGAGCACTGGGGCTGCCCGTGGAGTCGCGAAGACAGCGGCAAGGTGGCGGTGCGGCCGTTCGGCGGCATGAAGATCATGCGCACGTGGTTCGCCGCCGACAAGACCGGCTTCCACATGCTTCACACCCTGTTCCAGACCTCGCTCAAGTACCCCGGCATCAAGCGCCTCGACGAGTACTACGTCACCGACCTGATGGTGGACGACGGCCGCGTCTCGGGCGTGTTGGCGATGGAAATCCGCTCCGGCGAGATCAGCCTGATTCGCGCCAAGGCGGTGATCGTCTGCTCCGGCGGCGCCGGCAAGATCTTCAAGTTCACCACCAACGGCGCCATCAAGACCGGCGACGGCATGGCCATGGCGTACCGCGCCGGAGTGCCGCTGAAGGACATGGAGTTCGTCCAGTACCACCCGACCGGGCTGCCGGCCACCGGCATTCTGTTGACCGAGGGCTGCCGCGGCGAAGGCGGCATCCTGGTCAACAAGGACGGCTACCGGTTCCTCCAGGACTACGGGCTTGGCCCGCCGGACCCGTGGCCGCGCCTCAAGGCGATGGAACTGGGACCGCGTGATCGGCTGAGCCAGGCGTTCTGGCACGAGCAGAAGAAGGGCCGCACGATTCCGAGCCCGTGGGGCGACGTGATGCACCTGGACATGCGCCACCTGGGGGAGAAAAAAATCAACGAGCGCCTGCCCCTTATTCGCGAGCTATCGCGCCTCTACGCCGGCGCCGATCCTGTGTACGAACTGGTGCCGGTGCGCCCCGTGGTGCACTACATGATGGGCGGCATCCACACCAACATCGACGGCGCGGCGCCGATGGCCGGGCTGTACGCCGCCGGCGAATGCGCCTGCGTGAGCATCAACGGCGCCAATCGCCTCGGCTCCAACTCGCTCGGCGAGTTGCTGGTGTTCGGCGCCCGCGCTGCCCGCCACGCCGTCGAGTTCGTCAAGTCCGAGGGCAAGGGCGGCAACGGCAAGGCGATCGAGGCGCAAGCCAACGACGCGGAGAGCCGGGTCCGCTCACTGTTCCAG contains:
- the frdA gene encoding fumarate reductase (quinol) flavoprotein subunit yields the protein MNVIETDIAIVGAGGAGLRAAIEVAEMDPKVKVLLVSKVYPMRSHTCAAEGGAAGVIKDNDSLEYHFNDTVGGGDWLTDQDAVDLFVNEIPKELTLLEHWGCPWSREDSGKVAVRPFGGMKIMRTWFAADKTGFHMLHTLFQTSLKYPGIKRLDEYYVTDLMVDDGRVSGVLAMEIRSGEISLIRAKAVIVCSGGAGKIFKFTTNGAIKTGDGMAMAYRAGVPLKDMEFVQYHPTGLPATGILLTEGCRGEGGILVNKDGYRFLQDYGLGPPDPWPRLKAMELGPRDRLSQAFWHEQKKGRTIPSPWGDVMHLDMRHLGEKKINERLPLIRELSRLYAGADPVYELVPVRPVVHYMMGGIHTNIDGAAPMAGLYAAGECACVSINGANRLGSNSLGELLVFGARAARHAVEFVKSEGKGGNGKAIEAQANDAESRVRSLFQRKGKDSVPQLRKELNITMEEGCGIYRTEAELKATCDKVTELRGRYKDVKLEDTSSVFNTDLLQTLELGCMLEVSQAVAVSALERKESRGAHQRLDYDKRDDVNYLKHSMAHYNPDGDPRIDYLDVVITRSQPAERIYGAGAEGQVV